ATAACACCACTTCGTCCCTGATCTATCATGGATACAATAGCCTGGGCGACATGGATAGGCTCAAGCACAGGCGCAAAAAAGGAGTTTGGCGTTTTAATAGACTTGAACAAGGGCGTTGATATTTGACCGGACTCGACCAACACTGTTTTCACTTTACCTTCATCTCCTGATACCCGGAGTTCTGCCTCCAATGTGCGATGCAGGGCACTGAGGCCTGCTTTACTCGCCGAGTAGTCTGCAAGGCCGGCGGCGCACAGTTGTCCTAGGACCGAGCTAACGTTCACAATGGTGCCTCCGTTCTCGCTAGATAGCATGTATGGGAGAAACACTTGACAAGTGTGAACAACTGCCAAAAGATTCGTCTGTATGGTCTTCTGGAATGCTTCCGAAGATAGTGACAGAAGCGCCTGCCCATTAATCCGAGTCGCTGCACAGTTAACCAGCACTGTTGGTACACCCAGCTAGAAGTAAATAGTTAGCAAATGAAATCATCACGAAGCACCCAACGGGCAGAGCGTAACGTGGTCACCCAGTTGTAGATAAGCCAAAGAAGGGAGTCTAAGGAAGGGTAAGGGAAATAAGACATACGTCCTCCTCAATTCTCCGCGCCACGGTCTCAACCTCATCTCTCACTCCTATATCGCATCGATAATACTCGACCCCaccaacatcctcccacccCTTAACATCCTTTTTCTCCGCGATATCCAGCACCGCAACGCTCGCCCCGCGCAGCCCGTAGATCTGAGCGATCAACCTTCCCAGCCCGCTCGCTCCTCCCGTAATAACAATGACCTCCTCGCTCAAATCGACTTGTCTGGGCGCGCCAAATGCAATTCGATCACTAATCATAAATGCGATGTCAAGAAGGGTCAGGAAGGTAGCGTAGGCGAATGCGACAATGAATGCGGGGTGCGCGTAGGGGGTTGCTTGGGCGCGGAGACAAAGGACTATGATCCAGGCGATGAAGGGGTGGAATATTGAGCGGGTTAGGACGGTCATGATAAGGTCGATGTTGAGGTGTTCGTGCCATCGTTTTGACGGTGGTGGGTTGGGATTTGCGCGCGAGGGCGTGGTGAGGATACGTTGTGCCATTCTGTATGTTGGCACTTTTTCTCAGTCTGGGTATGTGTGAAGATTAACCGGTAAGATAGGATAAGAAAAGGAGCAAGCGTGTCTTTTAGGTGTGGTACTGAGCCATGTTGGGTTCAAGGCAATCACATTGTTtcggttgaagaaggaagcACCGAGACTCGAGCTTCGGGTTGGCTGTACGGGAAATTAGCGTCCAACAGCTGGTCTATAGATAGTCatatccttttcttttctgggGTCCGTAGTCCGTATATTCAAACTTATATTTGGATaattggaagaagaagtctcGTATTGCGAGTCCAGGACTCGATGTTCGTGTACTAGTAATGTTCTGGTTCCGAGGTTGGAAATATATTTTGTCTCCGGCCCAGGATTCCCCGCCGTCTTTTCTATACCTAGCTACTAGACTCCAACTGTTCTACGATATGGCATGTTtccccaacaaccaacaactGAAACGTTGTCAACGCATTTGAATATGCATGAATCGCAATGTATTCTCGACCGACGCCTCCCTTGAAGACAATCCATGGCGTTAGGCTTGGAGGCACATCGGCAGGCGGCCCAGACACCACCTGGGATGTCACCATAGAATATCGTCCCAACTGCCCGGAAGGAGTGATCTCCTCTGTTAGTCCAAAtgatcctccttctccctcctcgtcttcgacacctctccttctcccagccctcgtcCATCCTCACGTTCATATAGACAAAGCCTTCATACTTAACACCACCTCATACAGCAACTCACTGCCCTCAACTGGCTCATTCCAGGAAGCCCTCACCTCCACAGCCAAAGCGAAAGCAGCCTTCACCCAAGCCGACATTGTCAAACGTGGCGAGTGGCTACTCGCTGACTCCGTTGCATCCGGCGTAACAGCCATCCGCGGTTTCGTTGAAGTCGACCACACTGTGCAACACACCTGCCTTAATGCCGGGCTGGTCCTTAAAGAGAAATGGAAAGACGCCTGTGATATCCAACTCGTTTCCTACGCACAAGACCCCATCTTCTCAACTCCACACGGAGAGGAGAATAGACGCCTGATTGAAGCTGCTATCCGGGATCACGCACCAGATAAGCTTGGTGTTCTGGGCACGACACCATACGTGGAATCGACCATCGAAGCTTCAAAACAGAACATCGagtgggctgttgctgcggccTTACATAACGATCGGCACCTCGACTTTCATCTTGACTATAACCTTGCCCCCCTGGAGAAAGATCCGGAACCGCTCATCTGGCATGTTCTGCGGACTCTCTCTACGCTAGGATGGACGTcgcagaagacgaggaaacgCGTAATGTTGGGACACTGTACACGGCTTTCTCTATTCAAGAAAGAAGACTGGAGGCGCCTCGCGCGAGAAGTCCACGATAATGAGCTCCCTGTTAGCTTTGTTGGTCTTCCGACGAGCGATCTCTACATGGCAGCTACGCCCTCTGGTAATGGTATCGGAATAAAGTCTAACCCTAGAGGCACGCTACCTGTTCTCTCCATGATCAATGAATTCGGACTCGATGCAGTGATTAGCGTGAACAATGTCGGGAACGCATTCACGCCCTGGGGCTCTGCGGATCCATTGAGTCTCGCTTGTTTAGGTGTGGGTATTTATCAAGCTGGGACGGTGAGCGACGCGGAGTTACTGTATGAATGCGTGTCTACGCGTGCCCGTGCTGCCATCGGACTGTCTTCGCCATCGCAATCTGATCCCGGCGTGTGTTTGAAACAGGGCGACTGTGCGGATTGTCTGCTGTTGTACGATATGGATGATACTGGCTTTCTCGAACCCGGCACGACTCGGGCTCGGAAGAGCACTGCGGAGGTTGTCTGGGATCCTCCGGTGAGAACGAGTAGAGCGGTTGTTTCTCGGGGCAGCGTGGTGAAGCGCGCGCAGTTGGCTGCTTCTGAAGCTGGTTTTCGGTTTGTACTGTAAGATTCCTTACGCACTCGAAGTGTAGCCAATGATTTAATAGCTACGTTAGAACTATATAGTATTCTAAGCTGATAGTTGCGACTCAAAAGTTCGACTTTCGTTGATATTTGAGTGCCTTTAAAAGAGCCCCATTTAAAAATGGTTGAAACCCTACGCTAATCCTGTACAATAAAGCGTGCACCGAAGGACATACCAAAGCGCCGCTGAACCGCTAAAGGAACATGCAGTGAAGCATATAAAGCATGATTATATTGCATAGGACATGTTAAGCAGGCACATTCCCCGTGATGGTGGGCAGAGCTCTGTGCAATGCATAGCTGAACGTGGGACAAGCCGGGTCCTCCTGTAGAATATCGAGGTCTTCCTGGTTTTTCGAAAGACGAACCCCATTCCCGGCTCGCGGGTAGAGACGGTGTTCCTGAAATTCATACTCGGAGTCCTCGTCCGATGACTCGTGGTAACGTCCCCTGTGAGTGCGTTCCGAGGCCGGATCCGTATTTGGCTGGCCATTGTTCTCTCCCTCAAGAGCTGATATGGGCTGTATGGAAGCTGAAGGGCCTGCATTGTTCGCTGAGATGGAGGCGTTAAATTGAGAAGGACTTGCTGTGGTCACAGCTTGGGATGATGCAAAGTTTGACGACGGCAATGATTTCATGTTTTCAGGGAACATGGGTATAGTCGGGTGTTTATCTGATATAGCAAGAAGGAATTCGACAAGTGCCGCATGTGATAATGTTGACAAAAACCGCCGGCGGTCATTCGTAGGGAACTGCTCTCCTCCTACTTCAGTCTTGGGAATCACTAATGGAGGATGAACGGGAGGCCCAGAGCTAGGGGTTGGATTGCTCCGGACAACAGTTGGATGGAGTATGGTAATCTTCACAGGCTTGCATTCTCGACAGAGCCattccttttccttcaccGTGACCACCTCATTTTCAATGGGCGGATCATGGCAGTGTTGATGCCACGCACGACTGCATTTATCGCAGAATACAATAGCATTGCTCGGTGGGCTATGGCCACGCTGGCAATACATACATATAATATTCGTGTTCTTCCCCTTTTTGGGCGCCCGTTTTCGTGGCCTGGTGGACTCTTGGGATTTGTCGGAGGGCCCATGAAGATTATGAGACTCCCTGGGGATAGCTGGCGAGAGAGGTGAAGGAACATATAGCGAAGGTCTGTTCACTTGTCGGCCGGATTTCGTTTGTGTTGCGATTGGAGTAACATTTGATTCATCCGAGCTAGAGTCCGCCGCTCGAATgatatcttcaccgtcgCTATCATGGCCACGCTTGCGCTTTTTGCATCCACTTTTTCTACTCCCGGCACTTCGTCGTTGGCGGGAATGAGATGTATCCTTGACTGGTATAACCGCTGAGGGCTTTGTTAGCGACCCATTGGAGATATTTGAAGTTGTGGGAGCTGGCGCTAGTGGTGCTAATGCTGTTGACGATGTTGCTGATGCAGGTGGCGGCCGAGGTTCTGACGGTGTTTGGATATCTACAGGAGCTCGCGGGCTAGCTGATGCCGGTATTAATGCTGAACCAGAAACAGCAGGCCCaggatttatattaaagcaGCCATGGGCCCTTGCAGGAGTCCCGTTAATGTGGGCGGCGGGCGATGGATGTTCTGACGGTAGCCGTGGATGGCCTGCTGCTTGCGGCCCAGTCGGTGTTCGTGTTGATATCGAATCAATAGCTGCTGGTCTAGGAATGATATTGATTGATCCATGGGGTCTCGCTGAAGTTCCATTAATGCTagtggaagatggtggttgaTGTTCTGATAACGTCCGTGTAGGGCCTGGGATCTGCGGGCCAGCCAGTACCAGTGTCGATGCGGGATGTGCTGTGACTGGTTTAGGAGCGATATTGACTGGGCCATAAATCTTCGCGGGAGTTCCATTAATGCTGTTAGATGATTGTGGTTGATGCTCTGGCGATAACTGCATGCGGGTTGGCACCTTTGGCCCGGCCGGCGTTGGTGTCaatgttgaagatgttgccGCTGGCATCGGTGCGATATGAGTCAAGCCATTCGGTGCGGTAGGCGACCCATTAATACCGTTGAAAGACGGCGTAGGCGCAGACGCAAGATTTGGGGCCACAGCTCGCGCCTCCACCCTGGTTGGGTACACGAAGGGAGCCGTTGGTAGCTCGATGAgtgttgaagaagccctCATTGTGTCTATATTCCGAGAGTTGGTACTTTGGTTACTGTAAACCGagtttgaagaagaaggattccAGCTGACATATGCTTGATCATCTCTTGGCAGCACTTGCTGCCGTGGTCCTTTGATATCACGGGCGAACCGTGCAAGGAGCTCCGTCGTGGCTGCCGAAAGTTTTGGAATATGGACTCTACTAGATGGTGTACCGGATCGACTGGAGTTTGGAGTCTGTAGTGTTCGAGTCGACGATGTGTTGGACAAGGCTGATGGGTGCGACTGCGCACTACGAGTGCTTGGGGTCACAGTTCCGCTTGGTGGCGCTGCTTCTATAGAAGCGAGGGATGAAGAAACCCCATTTTGCTTGGACATGCCCCCAGGCCAGCTGGTGAATTTTCCCGAAACTCCAAGCTCACGGGTTAGCGAGAGCGCTCAATGAAGGGATAACTGGGCTTGTTGCTTTTGGGCCACGAGATGGAGCGACACCGTCAGGTTTGAACGGATCCAAGGATTTATACAACGTCACGTGATTGGTTTGTCTCCCAATTATTGAACTTGATCTGTTCACTTGTTCATTCAAATAATCCTCTTTTGAGAACCCGGCATGGTCTCAATTTTTGCACAATTTTATGTTTATATATCCGCGCTGAAACCCTGGTTATATTGCTAAGACTTGTGTTTTTGAATATTGCAATTATATTCGAACGTAGCGTTCTGCTATCTATTCCGAGCCCTCCGACTCCCTATGTACGATCACATGCCTTGTATTCGAATGCATACCTTATCTATGATACGACCCCATCCTGTTTCAGTTGAGAAATTTCCTTTTCACCATAATGCAGCATTTCTGCAAGAATCTCATTGGTGTGCTGTCCGAGGGTGGGAGGAGGCGTTCGTACGCCAGGGGTTGCATGGGAATACTTGACCGGCGTGTTTACTAATTTGACGGGACCGCATGTTGGATGATCGATTTCGGTGACCATTCCACGCGCTTGGACTAAACAGTGAGGGTGTTAAAAGGATTTGTGTGGAATAGGTCTTTTGCTGCTGGAGCAACTTACCGTGTGCATGGTTTAACGTCCCTTGGATGTCATTGACAGCAGCATAGGGCATTCCACTGCCCTCCATGATTTCCAGCCACTGCTGCGTGGTCTTTTCCTTGGCGCAGTTTTCAATTAAGCCGTCAATCTCCGGTCGGTGCTTCACGCGGTCGCTGTTGGTCAAGAATCGAGGATCCGACTTCCATTCGGGGTGACCTAACCGGTCGCACAACACGCCGAATAACTTGTCGTTGCCGCCGCCAAACAAGATATCCCCGTCGCGAGTTGGATAGCTTCGGTATGGCACAATGGATGCTTGGAGCTATCAGTACACCTGGATACGAGAATGATAACGACTCGGGTACATACGGTGCTCGGTACCCCAACGCCCTGAATCCTTGTTTCCACTAATCAGAGCAGAGCTTGCAATATTGGCAAGAGTTGCAACTTGGCAGTCACTTAGGCATGCATCAATATGCTGCCCCTTGCCGGTTCGTGCTCGCGCGAGCAATGCAGCCATAATCGCATTGGACGTATACAGCCCAGTTGTTAAATCTGTGACGGCCACACCAACCTTGACAGGCTCGCCACCTCTGCTTCCAGTGATATGCATCAATCCCATCTCGGCTTCCACCATCACATCGTATCCAGCGCGGTTGCTGTACGGCCCGGTCTGGCCATACCCGGTGATACTCGCGTAGATCAGGCTAGGGTTTATTTTCCGGAGTGTTTCGTAATCCATATTATACTTCTTGAGACCTCCTGGAAGGTAGTTCTCGACAAGGACATCGCATTCTTTGACTAGCCGGTGTAGAATATTAACGCCGGACTTGTGCTGGAACGAGAGACCGATCGATTTCTTATTGCGGTTGACCTGCGCGGTAGTTAGCCCAAGATGTTTCAATGAAATGTATTATGACCTGATCACGGCATACCGCGAGATAGTAAGCACTCTCGCCAGGGCCCTCCTTGTCTGCACCGTGCTTGTATTTGGCGTACGGTGGACCCCACGCTCGAGTATCATCTCCCCGCACAGGATGTTCCACCTTGATCACGTCGGCTCTGTTGCGCAATGGTAAATTAGAATCAAGCTTGGATATTCGCGACTAAAGTGTCTTGACTTTCAGCGACTTACCCTAGATCCCCGAGAATTTGTGTGCAATATGGCTGTAGCCGAGAGTCAATATCACGGATGTACCCCGCACGGAATTTGCATCGTCCCCAAAGGATATGAGAACAGAACAGAGCTTACCCCAGCGAGGACTCGTGTCATATCAAGCACTCTAATACCCTGCAGGGGCAGTGTCCCATCGGTGGCAGCCAGTGGAGTTGAATAAGAGCGCCATTGTGTCGCGTGTTTGAATATGCTGCCCCTCGTCGATCGTTGAGGGCTAAGGCGCTGGGCAGCCAATGCCCTCTGTAATTTGAATGTCGCATT
This sequence is a window from Aspergillus puulaauensis MK2 DNA, chromosome 6, nearly complete sequence. Protein-coding genes within it:
- a CDS encoding uncharacterized protein (COG:S;~EggNog:ENOG410PQKP;~InterPro:IPR019787,IPR019786,IPR011011,IPR001965, IPR013083;~PFAM:PF00628), which translates into the protein MSKQNGVSSSLASIEAAPPSGTVTPSTRSAQSHPSALSNTSSTRTLQTPNSSRSGTPSSRVHIPKLSAATTELLARFARDIKGPRQQVLPRDDQAYVSWNPSSSNSVYSNQSTNSRNIDTMRASSTLIELPTAPFVYPTRVEARAVAPNLASAPTPSFNGINGSPTAPNGLTHIAPMPAATSSTLTPTPAGPKVPTRMQLSPEHQPQSSNSINGTPAKIYGPVNIAPKPVTAHPASTLVLAGPQIPGPTRTLSEHQPPSSTSINGTSARPHGSINIIPRPAAIDSISTRTPTGPQAAGHPRLPSEHPSPAAHINGTPARAHGCFNINPGPAVSGSALIPASASPRAPVDIQTPSEPRPPPASATSSTALAPLAPAPTTSNISNGSLTKPSAVIPVKDTSHSRQRRSAGSRKSGCKKRKRGHDSDGEDIIRAADSSSDESNVTPIATQTKSGRQVNRPSLYVPSPLSPAIPRESHNLHGPSDKSQESTRPRKRAPKKGKNTNIICMYCQRGHSPPSNAIVFCDKCSRAWHQHCHDPPIENEVVTVKEKEWLCRECKPVKITILHPTVVRSNPTPSSGPPVHPPLVIPKTEVGGEQFPTNDRRRFLSTLSHAALVEFLLAISDKHPTIPMFPENMKSLPSSNFASSQAVTTASPSQFNASISANNAGPSASIQPISALEGENNGQPNTDPASERTHRGRYHESSDEDSEYEFQEHRLYPRAGNGVRLSKNQEDLDILQEDPACPTFSYALHRALPTITGNVPA
- a CDS encoding putative zinc metallopeptidase (COG:F;~EggNog:ENOG410PK4X;~InterPro:IPR032466) — encoded protein: MYSRPTPPLKTIHGVRLGGTSAGGPDTTWDVTIEYRPNCPEGVISSVSPNDPPSPSSSSTPLLLPALVHPHVHIDKAFILNTTSYSNSLPSTGSFQEALTSTAKAKAAFTQADIVKRGEWLLADSVASGVTAIRGFVEVDHTVQHTCLNAGLVLKEKWKDACDIQLVSYAQDPIFSTPHGEENRRLIEAAIRDHAPDKLGVLGTTPYVESTIEASKQNIEWAVAAALHNDRHLDFHLDYNLAPLEKDPEPLIWHVLRTLSTLGWTSQKTRKRVMLGHCTRLSLFKKEDWRRLAREVHDNELPVSFVGLPTSDLYMAATPSGNGIGIKSNPRGTLPVLSMINEFGLDAVISVNNVGNAFTPWGSADPLSLACLGVGIYQAGTVSDAELLYECVSTRARAAIGLSSPSQSDPGVCLKQGDCADCLLLYDMDDTGFLEPGTTRARKSTAEVVWDPPVRTSRAVVSRGSVVKRAQLAASEAGFRFVL
- a CDS encoding uncharacterized protein (COG:Q;~EggNog:ENOG410PFJE;~InterPro:IPR036291,IPR002347;~PFAM:PF08659,PF00106,PF13561;~TransMembrane:2 (o30-52i64-83o);~go_process: GO:0055114 - oxidation-reduction process [Evidence IEA]), whose amino-acid sequence is MAQRILTTPSRANPNPPPSKRWHEHLNIDLIMTVLTRSIFHPFIAWIIVLCLRAQATPYAHPAFIVAFAYATFLTLLDIAFMISDRIAFGAPRQVDLSEEVIVITGGASGLGRLIAQIYGLRGASVAVLDIAEKKDVKGWEDVGGVEYYRCDIGVRDEVETVARRIEEDLGVPTVLVNCAATRINGQALLSLSSEAFQKTIQTNLLAVVHTCQVFLPYMLSSENGGTIVNVSSVLGQLCAAGLADYSASKAGLSALHRTLEAELRVSGDEGKVKTVLVESGQISTPLFKSIKTPNSFFAPVLEPIHVAQAIVSMIDQGRSGVIRLPTFAMLANLYAVLPAGLQQIARYLSGIDSAVPRAPSQTKQVGVKKPEPQVKKK
- a CDS encoding CaiB/BaiF CoA transferase family protein (COG:I;~EggNog:ENOG410PGXZ;~InterPro:IPR023606,IPR003673;~PFAM:PF02515;~go_function: GO:0008410 - CoA-transferase activity [Evidence IEA]), whose product is MNATFKLQRALAAQRLSPQRSTRGSIFKHATQWRSYSTPLAATDGTLPLQGIRVLDMTRVLAGPYCTQILGDLGADVIKVEHPVRGDDTRAWGPPYAKYKHGADKEGPGESAYYLAVNRNKKSIGLSFQHKSGVNILHRLVKECDVLVENYLPGGLKKYNMDYETLRKINPSLIYASITGYGQTGPYSNRAGYDVMVEAEMGLMHITGSRGGEPVKVGVAVTDLTTGLYTSNAIMAALLARARTGKGQHIDACLSDCQVATLANIASSALISGNKDSGRWGTEHPSIVPYRSYPTRDGDILFGGGNDKLFGVLCDRLGHPEWKSDPRFLTNSDRVKHRPEIDGLIENCAKEKTTQQWLEIMEGSGMPYAAVNDIQGTLNHAHVQARGMVTEIDHPTCGPVKLVNTPVKYSHATPGVRTPPPTLGQHTNEILAEMLHYGEKEISQLKQDGVVS